CGGCCCATGAAATCCGGTCGGTGCAGACGGAAGCGTGGAAGCTGGATGTCGTCAAGGAGTGCGGGACCTGTCACTCCGAGTCGCTCCGGACGTTTCGCGACACCTACCACGGAAAGGTGACCCGCCTCGGCTTCACCCGCGTGGCGCTCTGTTCCGACTGCCACGGCGCCCACGACATTCAGCCGGCCCGGGACCCCCGCTCGAAGATCCATCCGGCCAACCTCGTGCAGACCTGCGGGAGATGCCACGCGGGCGCCGCGGCCGGTTTTGTCCGCTACGATCCCCATGCCGACCCGGACGATCGCGGACGCAATCCGGTGCTCTTTTACGTCAAATGGTTCATGGTTCTGCTTCTGTTCGGGGTCTTCGCCTTTTTCGGTTTCCATACGCTGCTCTGGGCGATGCGTTCGATGATCGCCCGATGGTCCGGGGAATCTTCCCGGCCCCCTTCGAAAGGGAACGATCCCTATTACATCCGGTTCACGGTCGGCCAGAGATACCTTCATGGCATATTGATCGTGAGCTTCCTGGGGATCGTCATGACCGGCCTGCCGCTTCTCTACAGCGGGTCCGCCTGGGCGGCCCGGCTGGCGCGCGCCCTGGGCGGCTTCGGCGCGATGGGAACGTATCACCGGATTTTCGCGGTCGTGCTCACCCTCCTCTTCTTCTACCATTTGCTCCAGATTCTCTATTCGGTCGCCGTTCGTAAAGACTGGGGGGTGATTTGGGGCCCGAACTCCCTGATGCCCCGGCCCCGCGATGTCGTGGACATCGTCCGAAACTTTCTCTGGTTCTTCGGGCTCGGGCCGAAGCCCGCGTTCGGCCGCTTCACCTATTGGGAGAAATTCGACTACCTGGCCGTCTTCTGGGGCATGCCGGTGATCGGGATCACGGGCTACATCCTCTGGTTCGACGAATTCATGGGCCGCTTCATACCGGGATGGTGGTTCAACGTGGCGCTGCTCATCCACGGGGAGGAGGCCCTCCTGGCGACGGCCTTCATCTTCACCATTCATTATTTCAACACGCACCTGCGCCCGGAGAAGTTTCCGATGGATCTCGTGATCTTCACGGGAAGCGTGAGCGAGACGGAGTTCCGGGAGGAACGTCCGGAGGAATTCAAGCAGCTCGCGGAGGAAGGCCGGCTCGCCTCGATCCGGACCGAAGCGCCGCCGATCGAATTAAAGGTTTTCGGCTGGATCGCCGGAGGGCTGGCCGTCCTGATCGGGTTGGTCCTGTTCGTGCTGATCCTCATTGCCGTCCTGGGCTGATCGGTGCTATGATGGCCGGTAGGTGTGATCATGCTTGAGGCCGATGTCGTATTCATACACCCGCCGAGCCTTTACGACTTTCGAAAGAAGGCCGTTCTTCACGGGCCCATCAGCGACGTGGTCCCGTCCGGCCCCATTTTCGAAATGTATCCGATCGGCTTCCTGAGCCTCTGCGGTCATCTCGAGGCGGCCGGTTTCTCGACCCGGATCATCAATATCGCCAACAAAATGCTGAGCGATCTGGACTACGATCCCGAAGAGGAGATCCGGCGGCTGAAACCCAAAGCCTTCGGGATCGACCTGCATTGGCTTCCCCACGTTCAGGGCAGTCTTGCGATCGGGGAGATCATCAAAAGGCACCATCCCGACGTGCCGGTCATCTACGGCGGTTACTCGGCCACGTATTTCTCCGACGAGCTGATCCGCTATCCCTTTGTGGACTATGTCGTCCGGGGCGACTCGGCCGAACTTCCGCTCGTGAGGCTGATCGAGGCCTTGGTCCGAAAATCCGATCTCGGCCGGGTTCCGAACCTGACCTATAAGGACAGGGAGGGCCGCGTCGTCTCGAATGAAATAGGCGACGTGCCCGCCGACAACGATTACGTTCTGACGGCCTTTGACCGGGCGATCGAGCGGACCTTCCGGTTCGGAGACCTGAAAGGTTCCCTGCCCTTCCAAAACTGGATGCGATATCCGGTCACGGCCGTTTTCCCCTACAAGGGCTGCCAGTACAACTGTAAAACCTGCGGCGGGTCCCGGTTTGCGTCCAAGAACGTGCTGCACCGAAATATCCTCGGATACAAGTCGCCCCAAAAGATCGCTTCCGAACTCAAAACGGTTCAACGGTACATCAACGCGCCCAGCATGATCATCGGGGACATTTTGCAAAACGGGAAGCCCTACGCCGATCAATTGCTGACCGAGATCGGGAAGATTCATTTTAAAAACGAGCTGGCCTTCGAGTTTTTTGTGCCCCCCTCGGAGGAGTCGATCGTCCGGATCCAACGGTCGGTCCCGAAATACAACGTCGAGATATCGCCCGAGTCCCACGACGAGGCCGTTCGGCGGGCGTTCGGACGCCCCTTCAACAACCCGCAGCTCGAGAAGTCCATCGAGTCCTGCCTCAAGCACGACTGCCGGCGCATCGACCTGTTCTTCATGATCGGGCTGCCCCAGCAGACCTTTTCGTCCGTGATGAAGACGGTCGACTATTGCGAATCGCTTTTGGACCGCTACGGCGACAAAAAAAACCTCCACCCGTTCATCGCGCCGCTGGCGCCCTTTATTGACCCCGGGAGCGAAGTGTGGGAGAATCCGGAAAAGAACGGCTATCGCCTGTTCGCCCGAACGCTTGAGGAACACCGGCGGCTGATGGATTCGGCGCGAAGCTGGAAATATTTTCTGAATTACGAAACCCGGTGGATGACCCGGGACGAGATCGTCGCGGCCGCCTACGAAGCCGGCCTGAGATTAAATGAATTGAAGAGGAAGCACGGTCTGGTCTCCCGGAAAACGGCCGACCGCGTCGAAAACCGGGCGCGGACGGCCCTGCGGTATATGAAGCTCATCGATGAAGCCGTCGAGAAGGGGGATGAAAACCGGCCGGAGTGGGATCGGATCGCGAGCGAGGTCCGTGAGATCAACGTCAGCACCATCTGTGATAAAGAGGAGCTGAACTGGCCGCTGAGTCTTTACAAATTCCATCTGATCAACATCGCGGCCCTGTTGGTCAAGAACCGGCTGAAGCGATTATTTTCGCGGCGCGCCTCCACTTTGAGATGATTGGACGACTCCATGGATCTCACGTTTCTCGGCGCCACCGGCACCGTGACCGGTTCCAAATATCTGATCGCCTCGGGTTCAAAAAAAGTGCTGGTGGATTGCGGCCTGTTCCAGGGTTTCAAGCAGCTGCGGCTCCGGAACTGGGAGTCTTTGCCCGTCCACCCGGCCGAGATCGACGCGGTCGTCCTGACGCATGCCCATCTGGATCACAGCGGCTACCTGCCTCTCTTGGTCAAGGAAGGTTTCTCGGGCAAGATCCACTGCACGCCGGGCACGCGCGATCTCTGCGCGATTCTGCTGCCGGACAGCGGTTATCTTCAAGAGGAGGACGCGGAGCATGCCAACAAGCATCGATATTCCAAACATGCCCCGGCGCGGCCTCTTTACACCCAACAGGATGCCTTGCGGTCGCTGCGTCAATTCGCCATCCTCGACTTCGATCGAGACCTCGACCTCGGCGGCGGCCTGACCGTGAAGCTCATGCCCGCCGGACATATCCTGGGATCGGCGTTTGTTTTCTTAAAGAACAACGAAACCTCCGTTTTGTTTTCGGGTGATTTGGGGCGGCCGCACGATCTCATCATGAAGCCTCCGACCCCGGTTCACAAAGCGGATTACCTGGTCGTCGAGTCGACCTACGGAAACCGCCGTCACGATCCGGAAGATCCGAAGGCGGCGCTGGCCAAAGTGATCCGTCGAACGGCCGAACGCGGCGGAGTGCTCCTGATTCCGTCGTTCGCGGTCGGCCGCACGCAGTCCGTGCTTTATTGCATTCACCTTCTCAAGTCCGAACGGGCGGTTCCGGACATCCCGGTCTATCTCAACAGCCCGATGGCGATCGAGGCGACGGACGTCTATCTCCGCGACGCCGGGGAGCATCGATTGACGCCGTCCGAGTGCAAGGCGATGTGCGGCGCGGCGCATTTCATCGGCAGCGTGGAGGAATCCAAACGGCTGAACGGATTCCCGCCGCCCATGATCGTGATCTCGGCCAGCGGCATGGCGACCGGCGGCCGCGTGCTGCACCATATCAAGGCCTTCGCCCCGGACCCGCGCAACACGATTCTGTTCGTCGGCTTTCAGGCCGGCGGAACGCGGGGCGAGGCGATGGTCCACGGCGCCGCGTCGGTCAAGATTCACGGGGAGTACGTGCCCGTGCGGGCCGAGGTCGTGGCGATCGAGGGCCTGTCCGCCCACGCGGACGGCGCCGAGATCATGGATTGGCTGGGCCGTTTCGATGCGCCGCCGAGGGAAACGTTTATCACGCACGGAGAACCGCCCGCGGCCGACGCGCTGCGACACCGCATCGAGGAGGAGCGGGGTTGGCGGTGCCGCGTTCCGGACTACCTTGAACGGGCGGCGCTACAATGAATCCGGGCCGCATGGAACGCGACCGGCCGGCGATCCGGAGGACGTCATGACCCCCGCCAAGGGCTCGGCGGGCTTTCATTCGATGCGGCTCCGCCGGCTGGGCATCGATACCTATCAGGAGTCGATCATTTACATGCGCAGCGAATGCCATGTCTGCCGCTCGGAGGGCTTCGAGGCGCAGTCCCGCATCCAGGTGGAGCACGAAGGGCGGTCGATCATCGCCACGCTCAACATTGTGACGACCGATCTCCTGGCGCCGGACGAGGCCGGCCTGTCCGAGGCCGCCTGGAGGCTTTTGAGGGCGAAGGAAGGGGACCGGATCCTCCTGTCCCATGCCGCTCCCCTGGAGTCCCTCAGCCGGGTGCGCGCGAAAGTTTACGGGAAACGGCTCGACGAGGCGGCCATGGATGCGATCGTGCAGGACATCGCGGCGGGACGGTATTCCGACGTGCACCTCGCCTCGTTCATCACGGCCTGCGCGGCGGACCGCCTCGACCTGGGGGAAATGGCCTCGCTCACGCGGGCGATGATCGGGGTGGGCCAGCGCATCGACTGGACCCAGACGCCGGTGATGGACAAACACAGCGTCGGCGGTCTGCCCGGCAACCGGACCACGCTGGTCGTGGTTCCGATCGTGGCGGCGTTCGGACTCCTTATCCCCAAGACCTCGTCCCGGGCGATCACTTCCCCCGCCGGCACGGCCGACACCATGGAAATCCTGGCGCCGGTCGCGCTCGATATCGCGCCGATGCGGCGCGTGGTGGAGCGGGAGGGGGGATGCATCGTTTGGGGCGGCGCCGTCCGCTTGAGCCCGGCCGACGACGTGTTGATCCGGGTGGAACGGCCGCTGGATCTGGACAGCGAGGGCCAGCTCGTGGCCTCGATCCTGTCCAAGAAAGCCGCGGCCGGTTCGAGCCACGTGGTCATCGACGTTCCGGTGGGGCCGACGGCCAAGGTGCGCGGTCTTGACGCGGCGAAGACGCTCGGCCGCCGTTTGGAAGAAGTGGGCCGCGCGGTCGGTCTGACGGTGCGCGTGGCGATCACCGACGGCACGCAGCCCGTCGGCCGGGGCCTCGGCCCGGCGTTGGAGGCGCGGGACGTGCTTTCGGTGCTGCAAGGCCATCGGGACGCGCCGCAGGATCTGCGCGAGCGGGCCCTGCTTCTTGCGGGGGATGTTCTGGAACTCTCCTCCCGTGTCCCGGAAGGCCGGGGCCGGATCGAGGCCGAGGCGATCCTCGACGACGGGCGCGCGTGGCGCAAGTTCCAGGCGATCTGCGAAGCCCAGGGCGGCCTGCGCGAGCCGCCCCGCGCACCGCACACGCATGCGGTTCCCGCGGAACGCGCGGGCCGCGTGATCGCCATCGACAACCGCCGCCTGGCCCGGATCGCGAAGCTGTCCGGCGCGCCGAAGGCTCGGGCCTCGGGCCTGCAATTGCACACGCCGATCGGGACCCGGGTCGAAAAGGGCCAGCCGCTGTTCACGATCCATGCCGAGGCCCGCGGCGAGCTCGACTATGCCCTGGGCTATTCGGAAGGGCAGACCGACATCGTGCAAATTGAAGAGGCCGGATGAAGCCGCTGATCATGCCGTTGCCCGGAAATCGCGATTCCGCGGACCGGCTCGCCGTCCGGCTCGACGCGGAACTGGGAACGATCACGGCGCGCCGTTTTCCCGACGGGGAATCCTATCTGCGGGTCGAATCGCCGGTCGAAGGACGCGATGTGATCCTGTTCTGCACGCTGGATCGTCCCGATGAAAAAGTTTTGCCGTTGCTTTTTTCGGCGGCGGCCGCGAAAGACCTCGGGGCGGCGCGGGTCGGTCTGGTGGCGCCCTATCTGGCGTACATGCGCCAGGACCGTCGCTTTCAACCGGGCGAGGCGGTCAGCTCGGTTTATTTCGCCCGGCTGCTTTCCGGTTTTGTCGACTGGGTGGTGACGGTGGATCCGCATTTGCACCGCCGACGCGCTCTCGGCGAGATTTATTCGATCCCGACGGGAGCGGTTCAGGCCGCCCCGTTGATTTCGGAATGGATTCATGCCAACATTAAATCACCGGTCCTGGTCGGGCCCGATGCGGAAAGCGAACAATGGGTGTCCGAGGTGGCGAAGGGCGCGGGCGCGCCGTCCATCGTGCTGGAGAAGATCCGCGGCGGCGACCGCGAGGTCGAGGTGTCGGGCCCGGATATGTCCCGTTGGCGAAAGCACACGCCGGTGCTGGTGGACGATATCATCTCGACGGCCCGGACGATGATCGAGGCGGCCGGCCATCTCCGGCGGGCGGGTC
The DNA window shown above is from Nitrospiria bacterium and carries:
- a CDS encoding thymidine phosphorylase family protein, coding for MTPAKGSAGFHSMRLRRLGIDTYQESIIYMRSECHVCRSEGFEAQSRIQVEHEGRSIIATLNIVTTDLLAPDEAGLSEAAWRLLRAKEGDRILLSHAAPLESLSRVRAKVYGKRLDEAAMDAIVQDIAAGRYSDVHLASFITACAADRLDLGEMASLTRAMIGVGQRIDWTQTPVMDKHSVGGLPGNRTTLVVVPIVAAFGLLIPKTSSRAITSPAGTADTMEILAPVALDIAPMRRVVEREGGCIVWGGAVRLSPADDVLIRVERPLDLDSEGQLVASILSKKAAAGSSHVVIDVPVGPTAKVRGLDAAKTLGRRLEEVGRAVGLTVRVAITDGTQPVGRGLGPALEARDVLSVLQGHRDAPQDLRERALLLAGDVLELSSRVPEGRGRIEAEAILDDGRAWRKFQAICEAQGGLREPPRAPHTHAVPAERAGRVIAIDNRRLARIAKLSGAPKARASGLQLHTPIGTRVEKGQPLFTIHAEARGELDYALGYSEGQTDIVQIEEAG
- a CDS encoding ribose-phosphate pyrophosphokinase, with the translated sequence MKPLIMPLPGNRDSADRLAVRLDAELGTITARRFPDGESYLRVESPVEGRDVILFCTLDRPDEKVLPLLFSAAAAKDLGAARVGLVAPYLAYMRQDRRFQPGEAVSSVYFARLLSGFVDWVVTVDPHLHRRRALGEIYSIPTGAVQAAPLISEWIHANIKSPVLVGPDAESEQWVSEVAKGAGAPSIVLEKIRGGDREVEVSGPDMSRWRKHTPVLVDDIISTARTMIEAAGHLRRAGLPPPVCIGIHAVFADQAYDDLRKAGVAGVVTCNTVPHLSNAIDLTDLLAERVREMKEPMPL
- a CDS encoding TIGR04190 family B12-binding domain/radical SAM domain protein produces the protein MLEADVVFIHPPSLYDFRKKAVLHGPISDVVPSGPIFEMYPIGFLSLCGHLEAAGFSTRIINIANKMLSDLDYDPEEEIRRLKPKAFGIDLHWLPHVQGSLAIGEIIKRHHPDVPVIYGGYSATYFSDELIRYPFVDYVVRGDSAELPLVRLIEALVRKSDLGRVPNLTYKDREGRVVSNEIGDVPADNDYVLTAFDRAIERTFRFGDLKGSLPFQNWMRYPVTAVFPYKGCQYNCKTCGGSRFASKNVLHRNILGYKSPQKIASELKTVQRYINAPSMIIGDILQNGKPYADQLLTEIGKIHFKNELAFEFFVPPSEESIVRIQRSVPKYNVEISPESHDEAVRRAFGRPFNNPQLEKSIESCLKHDCRRIDLFFMIGLPQQTFSSVMKTVDYCESLLDRYGDKKNLHPFIAPLAPFIDPGSEVWENPEKNGYRLFARTLEEHRRLMDSARSWKYFLNYETRWMTRDEIVAAAYEAGLRLNELKRKHGLVSRKTADRVENRARTALRYMKLIDEAVEKGDENRPEWDRIASEVREINVSTICDKEELNWPLSLYKFHLINIAALLVKNRLKRLFSRRASTLR
- a CDS encoding MBL fold metallo-hydrolase; this encodes MDLTFLGATGTVTGSKYLIASGSKKVLVDCGLFQGFKQLRLRNWESLPVHPAEIDAVVLTHAHLDHSGYLPLLVKEGFSGKIHCTPGTRDLCAILLPDSGYLQEEDAEHANKHRYSKHAPARPLYTQQDALRSLRQFAILDFDRDLDLGGGLTVKLMPAGHILGSAFVFLKNNETSVLFSGDLGRPHDLIMKPPTPVHKADYLVVESTYGNRRHDPEDPKAALAKVIRRTAERGGVLLIPSFAVGRTQSVLYCIHLLKSERAVPDIPVYLNSPMAIEATDVYLRDAGEHRLTPSECKAMCGAAHFIGSVEESKRLNGFPPPMIVISASGMATGGRVLHHIKAFAPDPRNTILFVGFQAGGTRGEAMVHGAASVKIHGEYVPVRAEVVAIEGLSAHADGAEIMDWLGRFDAPPRETFITHGEPPAADALRHRIEEERGWRCRVPDYLERAALQ